A genomic window from Paenibacillus sp. FSL K6-0276 includes:
- a CDS encoding amidohydrolase/deacetylase family metallohydrolase, whose product MDERYVLRQVKRVSGEEIDIVIENGKIAEITPAGEGRGGQEWEGSGAYVSSGWIDMHVHAFREFDPYGDEIDEIGVRQGVTTLVDAGSCGADRIGDLARDASQAKTNVLAFLNISRIGLLRIDELSNLEWIDKEKILQSVRTYGEMIVGLKARISKSVVGASGIEPLHIARSLSKETGLPLMVHIGSAPPDIREVMPLLQQKDIVTHYLNGKENNLFAEDGQPLQVLTEAIERGVHLDVGHGTASFSFKVAEAAKRNGIGLNTISTDIYRVNRMKGPVFSMSNVLSKFLCLDYALDEIVVAVTSNAAKWLGRPELGRIQVGDPANLTLFTLQHEPTVLVDSEGEERVTDKVIHAKGVVIGGEFIKCEIRA is encoded by the coding sequence CTGGATGAAAGATACGTGCTCCGTCAGGTGAAACGAGTAAGCGGAGAAGAGATTGACATTGTAATCGAGAATGGCAAGATCGCTGAGATCACCCCGGCAGGTGAGGGCCGTGGGGGGCAGGAGTGGGAGGGTTCAGGCGCATACGTATCCAGCGGTTGGATTGATATGCATGTGCATGCTTTTCGCGAATTTGATCCGTATGGTGACGAGATTGATGAGATCGGTGTCCGGCAAGGGGTGACAACTCTAGTCGATGCCGGTAGCTGTGGGGCTGATAGAATTGGTGATCTGGCCCGTGACGCGTCTCAGGCTAAGACGAATGTGCTGGCATTCTTGAATATCTCGCGGATCGGACTGCTAAGAATTGACGAATTATCCAACTTGGAATGGATCGATAAGGAGAAGATCCTGCAATCCGTCCGAACTTACGGGGAGATGATCGTGGGATTAAAGGCCAGAATCAGCAAGAGCGTTGTCGGTGCCAGCGGGATTGAGCCGCTGCATATTGCACGAAGTCTTTCAAAGGAGACGGGGTTGCCGTTAATGGTACATATCGGTTCAGCGCCGCCAGATATCAGAGAAGTTATGCCTCTTTTGCAGCAAAAGGATATCGTGACCCATTATCTCAACGGAAAAGAGAATAATTTGTTTGCTGAGGACGGTCAGCCGCTTCAGGTACTGACTGAGGCCATTGAACGGGGAGTTCATCTGGACGTAGGGCATGGAACAGCAAGTTTCTCTTTTAAGGTAGCTGAGGCTGCTAAACGTAACGGCATTGGACTGAATACGATTAGCACGGATATCTATCGAGTGAACCGAATGAAGGGACCTGTCTTTAGCATGTCTAATGTACTTTCCAAGTTTCTATGTTTGGACTATGCTCTGGATGAGATTGTGGTAGCGGTTACTTCAAATGCCGCGAAATGGCTGGGCAGGCCGGAGCTGGGCCGAATTCAGGTGGGTGATCCTGCAAACCTGACGCTGTTCACCCTGCAACATGAACCTACTGTGCTTGTTGATTCTGAAGGGGAAGAAAGAGTGACGGATAAAGTAATCCATGCAAAAGGAGTGGTTATAGGTGGGGAATTCATTAAATGCGAAATACGGGCTTAA
- a CDS encoding DgaE family pyridoxal phosphate-dependent ammonia lyase gives MGNSLNAKYGLKRVINASGRMSILGVSAPSDTVMEAMKQGGQSYVEIADLVDKAGDYTARILGAEAALIVNSASSGIALSVAALVTQGNRRRSERLHQEAIPRNEIIILKGHNVQYGAPVETMVYLGGGKLIEVGYANEGRAEHIEDAICEQTAAILYVKSHHAVQKNMLSVEEAWEIAKRRGIPLIVDAAAEEDLCKYVKYSDLAIYSGSKAIEGPTSGIIAGKRNYVEWVKIQLYGIGRSMKAGKETSFGLLQALEEYMVKEDKSDTEQASLQGLMVLNDLPGIRVTIVQDEAGRAIYRGRVQVDPQQAGITAKELVEGVQQGEIAIYTRDYGVKQGYFDIDPRPLLGDDLLVIVDSIRKLIGGQ, from the coding sequence GTGGGGAATTCATTAAATGCGAAATACGGGCTTAAACGCGTAATCAATGCAAGCGGCAGAATGAGTATCCTGGGGGTGTCGGCTCCGTCTGACACAGTGATGGAGGCGATGAAGCAAGGCGGACAGAGTTATGTGGAAATAGCGGATCTGGTGGATAAAGCTGGAGATTACACGGCACGAATTCTCGGCGCTGAAGCAGCGCTAATCGTTAACTCAGCCTCCAGCGGTATTGCGTTGTCCGTTGCGGCATTAGTGACCCAAGGTAACCGCCGCCGTAGTGAACGTCTGCACCAAGAGGCCATTCCACGCAACGAAATCATCATTCTGAAGGGGCACAATGTACAGTACGGAGCTCCAGTGGAAACTATGGTCTATCTAGGCGGAGGTAAACTAATTGAGGTCGGTTATGCGAATGAAGGCCGGGCCGAGCATATAGAGGATGCCATTTGTGAGCAGACGGCTGCCATTCTGTACGTGAAGTCCCACCATGCAGTGCAGAAAAATATGTTATCCGTCGAAGAAGCATGGGAGATCGCAAAACGTAGGGGCATTCCACTAATCGTAGATGCCGCAGCGGAAGAAGACCTCTGTAAATATGTGAAATACTCTGACCTGGCGATTTATAGTGGTTCTAAAGCCATTGAAGGGCCTACATCCGGTATTATCGCGGGCAAACGTAATTATGTAGAATGGGTTAAGATCCAATTGTATGGAATAGGACGCAGTATGAAGGCCGGTAAAGAAACTTCCTTTGGTCTGCTGCAAGCTCTAGAGGAATACATGGTCAAGGAAGACAAGAGTGACACCGAGCAAGCGTCTTTGCAGGGATTGATGGTGTTGAATGATCTTCCGGGAATTCGTGTAACCATTGTGCAGGATGAGGCGGGCCGTGCCATCTATCGCGGCCGAGTTCAGGTTGATCCACAGCAGGCCGGAATTACGGCGAAAGAATTGGTGGAGGGGGTGCAGCAGGGCGAGATTGCGATTTACACCCGCGATTATGGAGTGAAGCAGGGATATTTCGATATTGACCCACGGCCGCTTCTGGGAGATGATCTGCTCGTGATCGTAGACAGCATTCGTAAATTGATAGGGGGACAATAA
- a CDS encoding KDGP aldolase family protein, giving the protein MTTISQRFYKGRTALNVLAKDIANAKEIYAAAEGHVLVGVLSKDYKTVEEAVTAMKQYGQEIEDAVSIGLGAGDNRQAAIVAEIAKHYPGSHINQAFPVVGATRANLGGKDSWINSMVAPSGRAGYVNISTGLFSAAESEAAIVPVASAIALVRDMGGNALKYFPMKGLSREEEYRSVAKACAEAGFALEPTGGIDMDNFEAILEIALEAGVPQVIPHVYSSIIDQESGQTQIQDVRDLLGIMKRLTDKYA; this is encoded by the coding sequence ATGACAACGATTTCACAGCGTTTCTATAAGGGCCGCACTGCATTAAATGTACTGGCTAAAGATATTGCTAATGCTAAAGAGATTTATGCCGCGGCGGAAGGTCATGTGCTGGTCGGTGTACTCTCTAAAGATTATAAGACGGTAGAAGAAGCCGTAACCGCCATGAAGCAGTATGGTCAAGAAATTGAAGATGCTGTGTCGATTGGCTTAGGTGCAGGGGATAATCGCCAAGCGGCAATTGTGGCCGAGATTGCTAAGCATTATCCGGGTAGTCATATTAACCAGGCGTTCCCTGTTGTCGGAGCTACACGTGCTAATCTGGGTGGGAAGGACAGCTGGATCAACAGCATGGTCGCTCCTTCTGGTCGCGCGGGTTATGTGAATATTTCAACAGGACTCTTCAGTGCTGCGGAGAGTGAAGCGGCGATTGTACCTGTAGCATCAGCAATTGCGCTTGTTCGGGATATGGGTGGTAATGCACTGAAGTACTTTCCAATGAAGGGATTAAGCCGTGAAGAGGAATACCGCTCTGTTGCGAAGGCTTGTGCTGAGGCAGGATTTGCACTCGAACCAACCGGTGGAATTGATATGGACAATTTCGAGGCTATTCTGGAGATTGCTCTTGAAGCAGGGGTGCCACAAGTGATTCCGCATGTCTACTCATCCATTATCGACCAAGAATCGGGACAGACCCAGATCCAGGATGTGCGTGATTTGCTTGGAATTATGAAGAGGCTAACCGATAAATATGCCTAA
- a CDS encoding extracellular solute-binding protein, with amino-acid sequence MDATESGADYDSFLKAAAEKFKVQYDKYDADIQVEVIAGDQHDQLLNVNLSGGTPPNVFFESVFPMGDYVHRGALEPLTDIIDDNAKSDIAQNYWDAVTFGKDVYFYPFQHNPGTLVYNADMFKAAGLEKFIGGESEIKTWNLDEYQQILDGLKNNLNLVLEPYLF; translated from the coding sequence GTGGACGCAACCGAAAGCGGTGCTGACTATGATAGCTTCCTTAAGGCCGCTGCTGAGAAATTCAAAGTACAATATGATAAATATGATGCTGACATTCAGGTCGAAGTCATTGCTGGAGATCAGCACGACCAACTCCTCAATGTTAACTTGAGCGGAGGAACTCCACCGAATGTCTTCTTTGAAAGCGTATTCCCGATGGGTGATTATGTTCACCGTGGCGCGTTGGAGCCTTTGACAGACATCATCGATGATAACGCAAAAAGTGATATCGCACAAAATTACTGGGATGCTGTAACGTTCGGAAAAGATGTGTACTTCTATCCATTCCAACACAATCCAGGCACTTTGGTCTATAACGCAGACATGTTTAAAGCGGCTGGTTTAGAAAAGTTCATCGGTGGAGAATCCGAAATTAAGACTTGGAACTTGGATGAATATCAACAAATCTTGGATGGTTTGAAAAATAATCTAAACCTGGTATTGGAGCCTTATTTATTCTGA
- a CDS encoding MurR/RpiR family transcriptional regulator: MRTISIFSSIHSKYNNLTNTEKKVADYVLENTRSVVYMSITDLADACDVGESSIFRFCKSLSYKGYQEFKIALAHSITVENEIPQLTDQILMDDTTEAVASKVLTTNVSALNETYNLIDIQKINEAIDYMINAEHVLFFGVGSSLITAMEAKIKFMRITNKTECLMDSHLQMMSAALMSERDVAVIISYSGSTKDSIEVARKAKERGAKVVSITRFEKSPLTSYSDLTLLCGANEGPLQGGSLSAKISQLYLLDILYVEYFKKTSEQSIINKETTAAAVSEKLL; this comes from the coding sequence TTGCGAACAATCAGTATTTTTTCTTCTATTCATTCCAAGTACAATAATTTGACGAATACGGAGAAGAAGGTAGCGGACTACGTCCTGGAGAACACGAGAAGTGTTGTCTATATGTCGATTACTGATCTTGCCGATGCGTGCGATGTAGGGGAATCAAGTATCTTTCGATTTTGCAAATCTTTAAGTTATAAAGGGTATCAAGAGTTCAAGATTGCATTAGCTCATAGTATCACTGTGGAGAATGAGATCCCGCAGCTTACGGATCAAATTCTAATGGACGACACTACTGAAGCCGTGGCTTCCAAGGTGCTGACCACAAATGTTAGTGCACTGAACGAGACCTATAATTTAATTGATATACAGAAGATCAATGAAGCCATTGATTATATGATTAACGCGGAACATGTATTATTTTTCGGCGTTGGCTCTTCTCTAATTACGGCTATGGAAGCCAAAATTAAATTTATGCGCATTACAAACAAAACAGAATGTTTGATGGATTCACATCTTCAGATGATGTCAGCAGCGCTAATGTCTGAGCGAGATGTCGCTGTAATCATTTCTTATTCCGGTTCAACCAAGGATAGTATTGAGGTCGCCAGAAAGGCGAAGGAACGAGGCGCTAAGGTGGTGTCCATTACGAGATTTGAAAAGTCACCTTTAACGTCGTATTCGGATCTTACCTTATTATGTGGTGCTAATGAGGGTCCTCTGCAGGGCGGTTCATTATCTGCTAAGATCTCACAGCTCTATCTGCTGGATATTTTATATGTGGAATATTTCAAGAAGACTAGTGAGCAGTCCATTATCAATAAGGAAACAACCGCTGCGGCAGTTAGTGAGAAGCTACTGTAA
- a CDS encoding SGNH/GDSL hydrolase family protein — translation MKRTIVCFGDSNTWGYDAETDQRFKDEIRWTGLLHTELGNSYRVIEEGLPGRTSVSEDPLFEGLAGISYLYPCLMSHAPVDLVVIMLGTNDTKERFTLTSYNIAQGIVRLALKARGSGAGPAGKAPEVLVIAPPPIGAAYIHTPIGKPMGSKCSEKSMELSLHLAALLTGTDIHFIDSREYVSMNEIDYMHLDIQGHRNMADLVQYHVKRILD, via the coding sequence ATGAAGAGAACAATCGTATGCTTTGGCGATTCTAATACTTGGGGCTATGACGCAGAGACGGACCAAAGGTTTAAGGATGAAATACGTTGGACTGGACTTCTGCATACAGAACTGGGCAACTCTTATCGTGTCATAGAAGAAGGGCTTCCTGGTAGAACCAGTGTCAGTGAGGATCCGTTATTTGAAGGGTTAGCCGGAATATCATATCTCTATCCATGCCTCATGTCACATGCACCAGTAGACTTGGTTGTAATTATGCTTGGGACAAATGATACGAAAGAAAGATTTACACTCACTTCATATAACATCGCTCAAGGTATCGTTAGACTTGCTCTTAAAGCTAGAGGGAGTGGGGCAGGGCCAGCGGGAAAAGCTCCAGAAGTGCTTGTGATCGCACCTCCCCCCATTGGGGCAGCGTATATCCATACTCCCATTGGTAAGCCGATGGGGAGTAAATGTAGCGAGAAATCTATGGAGCTCTCTCTGCATCTTGCAGCTTTGCTTACGGGGACAGATATCCACTTTATTGATTCCAGAGAATATGTATCGATGAATGAAATCGACTACATGCATCTTGATATACAAGGACATCGAAACATGGCTGATTTAGTGCAATATCATGTCAAACGGATTTTAGATTAG
- a CDS encoding Gfo/Idh/MocA family oxidoreductase, with the protein MRTLTAVLLGAGSRGRYIYGPYAEKFPNELKIVAVAEPDDERRNRFAEIHRIAPEHVYDSWEKVFDQGQIADVMIIATLDRMHYIPAMKAMELGYHVMLEKPMSPSMEECIELEQASLRYKRLLVVTHVLRYSPFWSGIKKCIEDGELGTIGTIQLTENVGYLHMTHSYVRGNWRNSEETSPMILAKSCHDLDLISWLMNQPCTSVSSYGSLLHFRAENAPEGSADRCINGCEVEKECAFSAMKIYIQPLEHPWARYMTNDLSQEGILKALKEGPWGRCVYRCDNNVVDHQVVNMEFENGANASFIMSGLTQSGTRRVQIMGTQGEIIGDMDKGSFTLYRYVSGEKVEIGCNVEGDGHGGGDDRMVSSFLRNVRQFDSNPSQGLTSATASLQSHLIAFASEHSRLNAGQAVKLSDLQKKGEMSV; encoded by the coding sequence TTGAGAACATTAACAGCTGTATTACTTGGCGCTGGCAGTCGAGGAAGATATATTTATGGGCCCTACGCGGAGAAGTTCCCGAATGAATTAAAGATTGTTGCCGTAGCTGAGCCGGATGATGAACGTAGAAATCGATTTGCAGAGATTCATAGAATTGCCCCAGAGCATGTCTACGATTCTTGGGAGAAAGTATTCGATCAGGGTCAAATTGCGGACGTGATGATAATTGCTACGCTCGATCGGATGCATTATATACCAGCGATGAAAGCGATGGAGCTAGGCTATCATGTCATGCTAGAGAAGCCGATGTCTCCTTCCATGGAAGAATGCATCGAATTGGAGCAAGCTTCGCTTCGGTATAAGCGATTGCTCGTCGTAACCCATGTCCTGCGATATTCCCCGTTCTGGTCTGGGATCAAAAAATGCATCGAAGACGGTGAACTCGGAACGATAGGTACGATTCAATTAACCGAAAATGTGGGCTACCTGCATATGACACACAGTTATGTCCGCGGGAATTGGCGCAATTCGGAGGAGACGAGTCCCATGATCCTGGCCAAATCATGCCATGATCTGGATCTCATCTCATGGCTTATGAATCAACCGTGTACAAGCGTGAGCTCGTACGGATCATTACTGCATTTCAGAGCGGAGAACGCTCCGGAAGGCTCCGCGGATCGCTGTATCAACGGCTGTGAGGTTGAGAAGGAATGCGCCTTCTCGGCGATGAAAATATATATTCAGCCCCTGGAACACCCTTGGGCACGCTATATGACGAATGATTTGTCGCAAGAGGGGATCTTGAAGGCGCTGAAGGAAGGACCGTGGGGTCGCTGCGTGTATCGCTGCGATAATAATGTCGTGGATCACCAGGTGGTCAACATGGAGTTCGAGAACGGAGCGAATGCATCGTTCATCATGTCAGGGCTGACACAGAGCGGCACGCGTCGGGTTCAAATTATGGGAACACAAGGCGAGATCATCGGGGATATGGACAAAGGATCCTTCACGCTGTACCGCTATGTATCGGGCGAGAAGGTTGAGATTGGCTGCAATGTGGAAGGCGATGGTCATGGAGGCGGCGATGACCGTATGGTAAGCTCATTCCTGCGGAATGTGCGTCAATTCGACAGCAATCCATCGCAAGGCTTGACCTCGGCGACGGCATCCCTGCAGAGTCATTTGATCGCATTCGCGTCGGAACATTCGAGATTGAACGCAGGTCAGGCTGTCAAGCTTTCGGACTTGCAGAAGAAAGGAGAAATGTCTGTATAA
- a CDS encoding dihydrodipicolinate synthase family protein, which produces MTLNKFHGIIPAFYACYDDQGNISESRTHALCDYLFEKGVQGVYVGGSSGECIYQSLDERKAVLSYVASNLKGKMTLIAHVGAPSTRDSIELAKHAASLGYDALSAIPPIYFKLPDSAVTKYWSDIMEATPLPFIIYNIPQTTGYTLTPALFEKLLANKKVIGVKNSSMPPMDIERFKRVGGKDVVVFNGPDEQYVAGRIMGADAGIGGTYAVMPELFLQANKFVLAGKFEEAGQLQSDINDIIIALCSLKGSMYAEIKEVLRLRGVNVGSVRAPLEGIAAEDAGPIADIMKLIDQAIEKYCG; this is translated from the coding sequence ATGACACTCAACAAGTTCCACGGAATTATACCTGCCTTCTATGCATGCTATGACGATCAAGGAAATATTTCAGAATCCCGGACGCATGCCTTATGTGATTACTTATTTGAAAAAGGTGTTCAAGGTGTTTATGTGGGAGGCAGTTCTGGAGAATGTATCTACCAGAGTCTGGACGAACGCAAAGCGGTACTCAGCTATGTAGCTAGTAACCTGAAAGGTAAAATGACACTGATTGCTCATGTAGGAGCCCCTTCCACTAGAGATAGTATTGAATTAGCAAAACATGCGGCGAGCTTAGGATATGATGCACTATCCGCAATCCCACCTATATATTTCAAATTACCTGATAGCGCAGTAACTAAATATTGGAGCGATATTATGGAGGCAACTCCTCTACCGTTCATTATCTACAACATTCCTCAGACTACGGGATATACACTAACTCCAGCTTTATTCGAGAAACTGCTTGCTAATAAAAAGGTTATCGGTGTTAAGAATTCTTCTATGCCACCTATGGATATTGAACGCTTTAAAAGAGTTGGTGGAAAAGATGTAGTGGTATTTAATGGACCGGATGAACAATATGTTGCGGGAAGAATTATGGGAGCTGATGCAGGCATTGGTGGCACTTATGCTGTTATGCCGGAGCTGTTCTTACAAGCTAATAAATTTGTACTTGCCGGCAAGTTTGAGGAAGCAGGACAACTTCAAAGTGATATCAACGATATCATCATCGCACTTTGTTCCCTCAAGGGTTCTATGTATGCGGAAATTAAAGAGGTTCTGAGATTAAGAGGCGTAAACGTTGGTAGTGTAAGAGCACCGCTTGAAGGGATAGCCGCTGAAGATGCTGGTCCAATTGCAGACATTATGAAATTGATTGATCAAGCGATCGAAAAATATTGTGGTTAA
- a CDS encoding N-acetylmannosamine-6-phosphate 2-epimerase, whose product MNTENNVLKKIKHKLVVSSQALPEEPLHSPFIMGRMAYAAYLGGASGIRANSVADIQEIKKTVDLPIIGIIKRVYEGSEVFITPTLKEVDELYREGVDIIAMDATNRIRPDGSTISELFPNIRETYKDQLFMADCSTFEEAAKAVELGFDLVGTTLSGYTAYTKDRSLPDFELVKQIVSNFSVPVIAEGGVSTPEELKTMFDLGVYSAVVGSAITRPMEITKRFVDAIQ is encoded by the coding sequence ATGAATACTGAGAATAATGTACTTAAAAAGATAAAACATAAACTAGTCGTCTCCAGTCAAGCCTTACCCGAAGAACCGCTGCATAGTCCGTTTATTATGGGGAGAATGGCTTATGCAGCATACTTGGGCGGTGCCTCAGGCATTCGGGCCAATAGCGTAGCGGATATTCAAGAAATCAAGAAAACAGTGGATCTACCGATCATCGGAATCATCAAAAGGGTATATGAAGGTTCTGAAGTATTTATTACACCAACCCTGAAGGAAGTAGATGAGCTTTACCGCGAAGGGGTAGATATCATTGCTATGGATGCGACGAACCGAATTAGACCAGATGGATCTACCATCTCAGAACTATTTCCTAACATAAGAGAGACGTACAAAGATCAACTGTTTATGGCAGACTGTTCTACATTTGAAGAAGCTGCTAAAGCCGTTGAACTGGGATTTGATCTTGTGGGAACTACCTTAAGTGGATACACAGCGTATACGAAAGATCGCTCACTCCCAGATTTCGAGCTAGTCAAACAAATCGTAAGCAACTTCTCAGTGCCTGTGATCGCTGAAGGTGGCGTTTCCACTCCTGAAGAACTGAAGACAATGTTCGATCTAGGTGTTTATTCAGCAGTAGTCGGCTCAGCGATTACAAGACCGATGGAGATTACCAAAAGGTTTGTAGACGCTATTCAGTAG
- a CDS encoding YhcH/YjgK/YiaL family protein: MILGSLSSWEEHSRYENSVIVEAIEELKVILQHESDLGRIEIRGNEIYVSIMALEAKSLEEQVAEKHEAYIDVHYLIEGEETIGWSPLQEGIEATKPYDAEADYALYSPSSEEVLLTLVPGMFAVFFPHDVHRPGMGQPGMKIKKAVIKIHVGLLHS; encoded by the coding sequence ATGATCTTAGGTTCATTGTCATCTTGGGAAGAGCATAGCAGATACGAGAATTCAGTCATTGTAGAGGCTATCGAGGAATTGAAAGTCATCTTACAACATGAATCTGATCTCGGGCGAATTGAGATCCGCGGTAACGAGATATACGTTTCGATTATGGCTCTTGAAGCGAAATCGCTGGAGGAACAGGTTGCTGAAAAGCATGAGGCTTATATTGATGTGCATTATCTGATCGAAGGTGAAGAAACGATCGGTTGGTCCCCCCTGCAAGAAGGGATCGAGGCTACTAAGCCTTACGATGCGGAAGCAGATTATGCGCTTTATTCTCCGTCATCCGAAGAAGTTTTGTTAACTTTGGTGCCGGGTATGTTCGCTGTCTTTTTCCCGCATGATGTACACAGACCTGGGATGGGTCAACCGGGCATGAAGATTAAGAAGGCTGTTATAAAGATCCATGTAGGGTTATTACATTCATAG
- a CDS encoding ROK family protein: MRILAVDIGGTNTKICICDKQGNVDDFKEYATESHLGGPHVISRLLDKIAEYDNFDAIAISTAGQVNAEEGFIVYANENIPRYTGMKIKEIVTNHFHKPVMVENDVNSAALGEAHYGAAQSFNNFLCLTFGTGIGGAIVMNRQIYKGADGVAAEFGHILTHPLSDAAEGLPFYEKYASTTALVKMAQQADPECMDGKVLFDKIHKGDELLKQILDSWITEVSVGLASIIHIFNPSAIIIGGGVMEQEDLVQRVEERTKSLIMESFTGVRIVKASLGNKAGLLGASSLFAH; the protein is encoded by the coding sequence ATGAGAATTCTCGCTGTAGATATTGGCGGTACCAACACCAAGATTTGTATATGCGATAAACAGGGAAATGTGGATGACTTCAAGGAATATGCAACAGAGAGTCACTTGGGAGGGCCGCATGTAATCTCAAGATTGCTGGATAAGATCGCAGAATATGATAATTTTGATGCCATTGCTATAAGCACGGCTGGTCAAGTGAATGCTGAAGAAGGATTTATTGTCTATGCAAACGAAAATATACCTAGATATACAGGGATGAAGATTAAGGAAATTGTAACAAATCATTTTCATAAACCTGTTATGGTAGAGAACGATGTGAATTCAGCAGCATTAGGCGAGGCTCATTACGGTGCTGCTCAGTCTTTTAACAATTTCTTATGCTTGACCTTTGGCACGGGCATCGGTGGTGCAATTGTAATGAACCGCCAAATCTATAAAGGAGCAGATGGGGTGGCGGCCGAATTTGGTCATATCCTTACACATCCATTGTCAGACGCGGCGGAGGGACTGCCTTTTTATGAAAAGTATGCTTCAACGACTGCTTTAGTGAAGATGGCTCAGCAGGCAGATCCCGAATGTATGGACGGAAAAGTCCTTTTTGATAAAATACACAAAGGGGACGAGCTGCTGAAACAGATCCTGGATTCATGGATAACTGAGGTGTCTGTAGGTTTAGCTTCTATTATTCATATCTTCAATCCATCCGCTATAATTATAGGGGGCGGCGTTATGGAGCAAGAAGATTTAGTTCAAAGGGTAGAAGAACGGACCAAGTCTTTGATTATGGAGAGTTTTACGGGTGTAAGAATTGTTAAGGCCTCACTTGGGAATAAAGCAGGCTTGCTAGGAGCTTCCTCTTTATTCGCACATTAA